GCTCCTCCGATACGTATCCAAAACCCATTaaaaaatgtcttttttttttttgccctagaggcaaTACACTGTTGATTATACTTCCACaaaaattttgtactttttttcataataaaattctGTCCTTTTTCGaccgtattttttttttctgaaaaggATTTTTCATGTACATAGTTATGTTCATTTTACATTACTGTTTTTTATAGTTTATTCACTTTGCGATggttattttttgtttctattttcgCACTCATCGAAACAAAATTGCTATAAAAAGAGGTGAAATTTTAGTATGGTTCTTCTATAGACTGAATAAAATTccttggaacaaaaaaaaaaaaaaaaaggcaaaaaaaaaaaaaaaaaaaaaaaggcaaaaaaaaagtaaaaaggcaaaaaaaaaggaatactaAGGCCTCATTTGGTATATTATcatgttttcttttaaaacaaaacttttttttttgagagattaagtacgctacccgcttcgtttattttatttagaaataaacttagctagaaatgtgaatcaactaagattcgtacttggatctcggataccaaccaccaagtcctttgccacttgctctagaaacagtCGATCTTTTAAAACAAAACTTATGCCATAGAATGTGTAAAAGGACAACAAAACGAGTGCAATTTATGCATTTCAAACTATTCGCTTagcaacaaaaaaacaaaaacccaaAGCCTCATTTGTCATTCGAATTGGCCAAAGgatcctttcttttcttttcttttctttttttaaatttcattttaacAACTCTAATTACGTGTTACTTGATTAACCACTTTTAGGATCTTTGTTGTAGTTTCAATTTCCTTACCCTTGAAGAGCATGTAAAAGCACAAATTATATAGTACTAGATGTCCTAGCAAATCTGTTAACCAAATCCCTCAATCAGGTACAAAAGCACTAGAATTTCTAGTCAACCATTTCCCACAAAGAACCAAATTCAAAGCCTAACCTTTTCTTGACGTTTCCTTCTTATGCTAGCAAATTTCTGAGCAAAAACAGCCACATTAGAATAAGAAATGTAAAAAGCTTATAATGATCTAACCACTTCAGATCCTTATCTTCCAGATTCTTGTAGGCAATAAAAGTACCCCTTTTTTGTTGGGGGTAATGAAATGGACATAAACCCCCTCAATTTTAGCACTTCTGAAAATATACCTTTGAACTTTCAATcttaacaattttatttttttaactttatcaaatattcaacaAGTCTCTATCCACAAATGAACTTGCTAATTCCACAACTATTTTAATCAACTATCATGTACCCAATCCTGTAAAACTTTAGAATAAAAATCTATTTTCGCTTTAAATTTTAGTAAGATTGGATGCCCTGTACATAATcctacaaaatttcaaaatataaaatagtccttttttctctttaaattttgataattaagctTAACAAGTACATAATAGGTTAAGCCAAACTttagtttttttcctttttcttttttttttttacatgttagaacacaaaaaataaatttatttatattttaagctTAATAAAATTATGTGTAATACATACTAccaaaataattgtataaataataactttaaTTGAGGAAAAGCATCTATGGAAACAAGCTAAAGTTCAGAGGGCCACCTAAAAAATGCAAGACAATGACACTTCCTCTAGGGCCATAATGTACATGAAGATAAGTTTGCACTAAGGGCAAAAGTGCATAAATGCACAAATAAAAGCAGTACATAATCTCTTTTCAGGTACAAAGTTGGGCTTTAGGATTAGCTATCACAGAAATATGCAAAAGGATCTAACAGCAAGAGGATCTAAGGTAATATTTTACATGAACAGTTAAGAGCTATTTAGACTTGAGCCTGAGctttatagtaaaaaattacCTTCCAGAGCTCAGTTTTTCGCATATGGACGGTTAAACATAACTTCAATGTTAAGAGATGGACATTTTTGCAATCTCCTCCAGTAAATATCTTGATTCAGCAGAACAGTCCAGTGGCGCTTGGGCCCTCACAGTTATCCTTTGGCGCTTCTCATTCATGTACTCAGTCTGCGACACGCTGACCCGAAACAGATGAGGAACCCATGTTGCTTCTTTCAATTTGAGCTGATACTTCTCATCTCCCTCCTGATACAAGTGAAAACACCATTTAGTCTACAAATAAACCTTTTCTTGTTGTAAAAATATAATACGTATCTTGTAACAGGCGATCAGAAGAAAATGGATCAGATTTGGGGTAACCGGATAAAGATATAGGGTACTGTATCCACATTTGCTTAGCTTCATCAAAAATATAAGTAGAAAGAGTATTAGCTTGCCAACCGAATGTACTGTACTGATAGGTTTTAGATGTGGTAACATTCATTTGTTTCTGAGTGATGTCAAACTTGCCATTCCTTCATATTAAACAAATGTGGTTTCTAAACTGGTAACATGCAGACAATTAAATTCAGCAAATAAAAGTAGATAGGATTTGTTGTTTCATTTCCAAAATCTTCACATCAGCGGCACatgttttaatttatcttttaaaagaAGAAGCAGATTTTGTGATCATTATCAACTGGATTCAATATTTTGAGTATCAAAATCCATGCGATTTGTAACTCGGATAATACCAGTACCAAGCATACAATAATCTACCTCAGTCTTTATCCTGTCAAGCTCATCAGCAGTGCAACCAATAATCTTTTCAGCTTGTTCGTTGAAAACTGAGAGCCAAGCTTCACCAGTAGGGTCTGAAACCTTGATGACCATTATATACCTGCAAGTATTATAGCAAAATTTAGGACAAATATAGTAAGAATAAATCCTCTGTCAGTAGGacagtttaataaattttatcaaatctttgaCCTTAATGAACATTGATCATCATTCTTTTGGCAACCTTCGCACCAGTATCCACCACCAACAGCTTCAGTCACTTTCTTATTGCACGTTGTGCAAGCTCGATACCACATTGTTTGATCCGCCTTGATGAGGCTGATGTAAACACTTATGCTGAAGAAGACAGGCTGTCCATGTAAACCAActtagaattatataaaatcactaagtaaaagaattaaaacaagtggttaactatttaaattttaaactgttGGTATTGCTAATGAGTAGAACAGTACCTTATCCTGACCCAATGAAGGGTCATTGGTAATTTGAGAAAGGAATACTCTATCAGAATACATGGACCTTAAGCCAGTCCTAGAAGAAGAGACAATATCTGAACCAACAGAAGCCATTGAAGCACCCTTCCCTTCAGAATCATACCTAGCAGTTGAAATAGCAAAAACAATGTAAGAACTAGGTAATATTTTTGGTTTAGAAGAGAATTACACCTAGCCTTTGGATTCAGAAATTTACCAAGATTTAAGCTTCTTTGCTTCAGGTAAATCTGGATTTATCAGTACAGTGCTTTTGGTTAAAGTTGAAAGGGAAACCCCTAAAATCAAGTATAATGATTAGTAACTAATAATATCAATACATTCAATGGAAAAtgaaaagtaataaattaaatatatcactTTATCGGTTTAGTATACCTTGAAAATCCCCTACTTTTAGGCTTTTGATGGCTACTATAGGAGCTGTATCTACCATGTCCAACAACTCCTGGCCAATATTTGTTGCTAGATCATTCCAGAGAGAAACTGTTACAGTTTTGTTCCTGCAAAAAATCAATCCATATTTTGTCATAAAAGTGTTGAAAAATGAGTTGATTAGGAACTCAACCGAGTCACAAAAGCGCAACCACTTACGAATCATCTGCAATAGTAATATCACGCTTTGGGATGGTTTCATTATTGCTCTTCCGCCGAATACTTAAAGTTGGAGAAACATTCTGAACAACACCAATCACATctgcataaaaaaaaaggggtttatCACATCTATTATCAAACTTCGTGAAGTCATATATGAAATATAACAAGtatatatttaaagaaaaatgcaccatgagcatatcagcattacCTACAAGCTCCCTGCCATTAACATATGATCCGAGCTGATCAATTTTcacaaaattaaatttcgttTCTGGAATGGACACTTCGCCTTCTGCCTCTTCAACTATAGCATTTTCATTTAATGTCATCTCGTAATCATTCTGGACTGTTTTGAACTGTTTATTTGCAATTCTGAGGGATCCTTTTGAGATGTAATAAACCTTCCCTAATTCAAATTTAGGGTAAAACTTCTTTGCAGCTTCATTAAACATGGTGGCTTGTATTTGGGTACCCTAGACACAAATTGCAAAAACAAAACTTTATCACAAATGTATATACTGAGAGAGCACAATTAGTTCAATCAAAACTTCCAAGTAGTAGCACTAAATCATATGATGCAAGCACTTTGAACGCAAGGCACTTACATCTTCATCAGTCAATTCTACATTGAAGACCTGGCCTTCTCCTCTTGCATTCTTGTATGTTCTCAAGTTACCTTTATTTGTTACCCGAACTTTTATGGTCCAATTGCCTTGATAGGGGTTCAAGGAAACAAGAGGATGAATTCTTTTTGTCATGGCCAACCGAGCAGCAGGAGCAGCACTGAATCCAAAAAGACAAAACTCAGTAAAAGAGCTACTAACTGGAAGGAACATTGCATGCTAAAAAAGGTACAATAAACTATTTCCTGAAGAGTTTAAGAGTATGTTTAATATCCAGATAAATTATCCACTGATAACTAATTAGGAGCAACTATCAAAAAAAGCACAAATCATGATTTTTTGGTAAAACATATGTCACCTACAGGTCTATTCAGAGGATATAGTGCCATTTTGGGCATCTAATCATACTACAACATCTGCCAAATTAGAAACAAATGTGTTGAACAAAGTATTCATGCATCCAAGCTGGCGCTTATTGTCTAAAAGGCTAGGGAACACATGTTAGTTCACAAACAGAACATGTTACATTTTTTACAAGTATACAAATATGCACTTGTAACATTGCTTAGCACTAGAAGAAGGTGATTATGAAGAACAATGATGAGATTAGCATAATGAAGATATGGTATAGTAGAAAGGGTTCTTACTTTCCACGCTGCTCATTGACAATCTGTGCTGCAGATTTTGCCACTATTTCCTGCTTAGGCATCAATAAAATTGAAGATTCTTCTTTCTTCACTTCACTTTTGTAttcttctttctttacatcactctGAGATCGTTCTTCCTTCACTTCACTTTTTATCTCCGTCTCAAGCGAAGGCGACACAACCTCACACTTTGTCACAATTAAAGCCCTGAAGGCATTGGAAACGCAGCTCTTTCTTTAGAACAAGTAGCTCCAATTGATAAAATAACTCAAAAACCTCATATATCAAACTTAAATTGGGAATTTACTTTTCAGGTTGATTTGGGATGGCATTGCAAGTGTAATCAATGATACGAATGAGGCCGAGGTTCTGAAGCTTCCCAGAATTGATCTCAGAAGCAAGGTGGGTAGGAAGCATTGCTTTAATCTTCATCGCTCCATCACTAGCCATGAATCTGCAAATCAAATCAGAAGGAAAACAAAGATCATCAGCTTTTTCTGATTTTTGTAACTGTAAGATGGCGgattgttctctttttttgtcgAGAAATGTTAGTGggttataaaataaaaggatcTGTGAGGAGATGATTATCTATCCAGCAGCTGAATTATTAAGATAATCATAGCCAGGAAGCAACACAGCATCAAATTAGTATCAAAATTAGCGGAAATTTATATCAGCAACTAAAAACCATGACaccaaaaaaaaccaaaaataaaactatatccTTGCTAGTTATCCACAACATGCACCTATTAGCAAGCAACTAAAGACCCGTTTGACATTGAGGCTCGTCTGATGCTAATAAATAAAACAGCATTaaaacaaaaacatataaaaacatGATTCTGCATTTTCTAATGGGATGGCAGAAACTATAACACTACTGATTCGTTATAATATTTGAAATGCAATATTTACATACAAAAACAGACAAATTATTTTCCATCATATTTTCCCACTACACAAAACACAATTTGCCCACAATCCCAAATAGAGCCTAAGTTGTAAGATCAGCaattaaattacttttttttttcaacagaaGAAACTAAATAATTATCTTATAGTTAAAAGCTAAGTTCAAACATCTGTGATGAAAAAGTCAGGAACACTCCACCAAAATGCACATCAGTCACTATATACTGCAATACTAAAAAAGAAATTACCCTAACCGGAGCAATTCTAGCAGCAAAACAAGAGATCCTTAGAATGCAATTAAGATCTGAGGTAGAGAGGGAGCTCACGTGAAACGGGTGGTGCTGCTACCAATGGGCTTGAGATCGACGACCTGGACGACGATCTCCGGGATCTCCAAGGGCGAATCGGGCGTCGGGTTCGCGAGGAGCGCCGCGATGGCTCCCGGGGTCACCGACCTCGCCATTCCCCTCGATCGAAGAGCTCGAGAGAGCGGAGAAAGGAGCGAGAgaggggagaagagagaaatggAGAGAGACGAGATCTATGGGGATCGATCTAAGTAAGAAGAGGAGGGGGTGGAGAGGGGCAAAAAAGAGCTTTTTTATGGCTTCGAAAATGGGGGTTTGCGCGGGAGCGGGAGGGTTTCGAGCTCATTTTTACCGCTTTGTTTTCGGAAATGCGAAAAGGGGGGATATCAACGGttcgactcttttttttcttcttttttataacTCGATTTCGCGCGGGAGTTTTGAGGAGCTTGTGTGGTTTTTGGCGCCAAAATTTGAGTTTTACGGATGCGGAAGGTTGGGTTGAGGATTTGGAAGCCCATTTTGTTGGCCCACTCCAATATCTTGTAATTTCTTATTATGAGGTGTTAACGGGTCGGGCCTGGTGGATCCAACATTGTCGTATATGCGGCCCCATTAGAGTGGGCTAAAGGCTTTGGGCTAAAAATAAATGTTTTGGTGCGCAGTTTTGtgtatagagctactatgctatcgaaagtatagaaaaTTTAATGTATCCGACTTTTTAACCCTTGGTTCAATAATTGTATGGttggatgattgcggtcctTCCTATGATTGAATAGTCTCCACagagtaatagtattaattcaaatattataaataatcaaaagattgatctaaaagtcaaaaagtcggaagcggCAGATTCTCTATATTTCTAATAGTATAATAACTCTACTCgaaaataattggcatattttgggaaaaagaaacaaaagattaCTTCACACTGGTTCTTCAACTACTAGATTAGACAATGAACTTCTCAAtcttttgaaactttttttttttttgtttttattactgCCAAATGTCATAGGAAAATTTATTATGTGGAATTTATTATTTGGAAttcatttatgttttttttgcttttacacATTTgatcactttttatttttatattattttttatgaacaaAAATAGTCCgttagcaagaaaaaaaaaaaatctatgtaaCAGTCATGCATACCTCAAAGGcccaataataataacaattttatattaaaattatctttaaaaaactaattttttatactgTGTGCATTGTGgagatattattaaaaaaatgaatattattAACGTGTTCCTCAGGAACACTATACCGCAAGGacctgccaaaaaaaaaatctcccgAAGTTGCCCCGTCCCGAAAAATCCATTGCCCCCATCCAACGGCCATCATATAAGCAGTCCCCCACGAACGGCCGTGATTTCACGCGGAGTCGTATAAACACCGTCGTTCCTAAAACCCCCTTTCTCACCGAAAACGGTGTAGGGTTTTCGGAAGAGGAAAGCGGTCGAAAGAGGGGGATCGTCTCCTCCACTGCTCAGGTTCTTctccaaaccctaattccacCTCCGGTTCTCTCGATCTTGCTACTGGAATCGGTTGATGTAGGTTTTGTGATCGATTTGATTAGTTAGCTGTTGTTCATCGTGAAATGTGtctggttcttttttttttggttttttttgagGTGGAGAAGTGTTCTCATCTCCGAATCTCAGCATCTACGTGCTTTGATACTTTTATTCTCATTTGTCCGTTCATATTGTTATTTGATCTGTATAAAATGTTCTGTCGTAACTTTGTTTGTTGTTATGATTACTTTTCCCATTTCCCATTTTAGTTTGAAATCATGCTATTTTAAGCTGATTTTAGAGTTCTGAtccttatttatttaattttatctgGAAACTATTATATAAACCCTGAGGTGTTGGAATTTTTAGCTTGTACATGCAAAAGTCAGTTGATGGTGCTTCATCTTATttgatttgtttaatttgtcGGGTTCGGTGGGCTGCTTGGGAAATCACAGGAAATCGCATCTAATTTGAAGAAAAGCAATCGTTTTTTACCTCGAGAAGTATTTCTTTGTTCTAACATAGGCAACACGCCGAACTCTTATGGCGGTGTTGTGCATGTTTGATTTAGTTGTGTTTGATTCTCTGTTAACTGTATGGGTAGTCCATTTAATGCtgtagtttgatttttttttaggagaaaAACAAATAGGGTTTGTTCCATGGTATTTATGTGCGATGTGCTTAAATTTGAGCTTAAGTCAGAGCGAATCAAATTGCTCGTAATATGGTTAAGATGCAGAGGGCTTCATTTTTCAGCAGGCAAGCAGGTGGTTCAAAGAATATCAAGCAAAGACTACTGAATAACTTGTCAGCACTTATCGTTGTTAgcaaatttgaactttttcatAAAATTGCTGCGACAGCAGCACACTGGTCATGTTCAAAGTCATAAAGATATTTCTTTGCATGGATCACGATTATTTGTTTGGTTTGTCTACAT
Above is a genomic segment from Ananas comosus cultivar F153 linkage group 15, ASM154086v1, whole genome shotgun sequence containing:
- the LOC109721633 gene encoding replication protein A 70 kDa DNA-binding subunit B-like — protein: MARSVTPGAIAALLANPTPDSPLEIPEIVVQVVDLKPIGSSTTRFTFMASDGAMKIKAMLPTHLASEINSGKLQNLGLIRIIDYTCNAIPNQPEKALIVTKCEVVSPSLETEIKSEVKEERSQSDVKKEEYKSEVKKEESSILLMPKQEIVAKSAAQIVNEQRGNAAPAARLAMTKRIHPLVSLNPYQGNWTIKVRVTNKGNLRTYKNARGEGQVFNVELTDEDGTQIQATMFNEAAKKFYPKFELGKVYYISKGSLRIANKQFKTVQNDYEMTLNENAIVEEAEGEVSIPETKFNFVKIDQLGSYVNGRELVDVIGVVQNVSPTLSIRRKSNNETIPKRDITIADDSNKTVTVSLWNDLATNIGQELLDMVDTAPIVAIKSLKVGDFQGVSLSTLTKSTVLINPDLPEAKKLKSWYDSEGKGASMASVGSDIVSSSRTGLRSMYSDRVFLSQITNDPSLGQDKPVFFSISVYISLIKADQTMWYRACTTCNKKVTEAVGGGYWCEGCQKNDDQCSLRYIMVIKVSDPTGEAWLSVFNEQAEKIIGCTADELDRIKTEEGDEKYQLKLKEATWVPHLFRVSVSQTEYMNEKRQRITVRAQAPLDCSAESRYLLEEIAKMSIS